The Sulfurovum sp. UBA12169 genome has a segment encoding these proteins:
- a CDS encoding glycosyltransferase family 1 protein, producing MKRKQTVAIVLNTSWNIYNFRLGLLKALEKEGYRIVTIAPRDEYSQKLEALGYEYHEIKINNKGTNPIEEIRLIYDFVKLYKEVKPDILLHYTIKPNVYGSIAADILDIPVITNISGLGTVFLTNSFPSKIAKFLYKVAMRIPKKVFFQNSDDRELFIAKKLVNSQITALLAGSGIDTEKFAPPKDAGPSSRPLQFLFIARLVKDKGIVEYVEAARLLKEKYPEVEFAILGAFYPGNPTAIRQEEMHRWVKEGAVRYLGVRDDVRSVIAAATCVVLPSYREGLSRVLLEASSMAKPIVTTDVPGCKDVVEDGINGFLCRAKDVKDLANAMEKMLLLPEAKREEMGKRGREKAVGEFDEKIVIRHYIDAIKAQIGTNH from the coding sequence GTGAAAAGAAAACAGACGGTTGCCATTGTGCTAAACACATCGTGGAATATTTACAATTTTCGTTTGGGCCTGCTCAAGGCTTTGGAAAAAGAAGGCTACAGGATCGTGACGATCGCTCCGCGGGATGAGTATTCGCAGAAACTTGAAGCGCTGGGTTATGAATATCACGAAATCAAGATCAACAACAAAGGAACCAATCCGATAGAAGAGATCAGGCTGATCTATGATTTTGTCAAGCTGTACAAAGAGGTTAAACCGGACATCTTGCTGCACTATACGATCAAGCCCAATGTCTATGGAAGCATCGCGGCTGATATACTGGATATCCCCGTTATCACCAATATCTCAGGTCTGGGAACGGTATTTCTCACCAACAGTTTTCCTTCAAAGATCGCCAAATTTCTCTATAAGGTTGCCATGCGCATACCCAAAAAAGTCTTTTTTCAAAACAGTGACGACCGCGAACTGTTTATCGCCAAAAAACTTGTCAACTCTCAAATAACAGCGCTTCTGGCAGGATCGGGGATCGATACGGAAAAATTTGCCCCCCCAAAAGACGCCGGTCCGAGCAGCAGGCCGCTGCAGTTTTTGTTTATCGCACGTCTGGTCAAAGACAAAGGGATCGTCGAATACGTTGAGGCGGCCAGGCTGCTCAAAGAAAAATATCCCGAGGTCGAGTTTGCGATTTTGGGGGCGTTCTACCCCGGCAATCCCACGGCGATCCGCCAAGAGGAGATGCACCGGTGGGTGAAAGAAGGAGCGGTGCGCTATCTGGGGGTCCGCGATGATGTCAGAAGCGTGATCGCAGCTGCAACCTGCGTGGTGCTTCCCTCTTACCGTGAGGGGCTTTCGCGGGTCCTTCTGGAAGCCTCTAGCATGGCAAAGCCGATCGTCACGACCGATGTTCCCGGATGCAAAGATGTCGTTGAAGACGGGATCAACGGCTTTTTGTGCCGGGCCAAAGACGTCAAGGACCTGGCCAATGCGATGGAAAAGATGCTGCTGCTGCCTGAAGCTAAAAGGGAAGAGATGGGCAAGCGTGGACGCGAGAAGGCTGTGGGGGAGTTTGATGAAAAGATCGTGATCCGCCACTACATCGATGCCATCAAAGCACAGATCGGAACAAATCACTAA
- the galE gene encoding UDP-glucose 4-epimerase GalE yields the protein MNILITGGAGYIGSHVAKQLLEYTDHNIIILDNLSTGSQKTLDTLQTIRAFKTVQLDLNAFEKVHETIKENKIDTILHFAASIVVPESVSDPLKYYMNNTVNTTNLIKSSVENGVSRFIFSSTAAVYGEPEKLPPEGIGEAYATHPINPYGMSKLMSEKVLQDAANAHQGFKYVIFRYFNVAGADIYYENETLSPRIGQSFPNATHLIKIASECAAHKRAAMSIFGDDFDTPDGTGVRDYIHVDDLADAHIKAIEYLQTHESDIFNVGYGKGYSVKEVIDTMKKTTGVDFEVRSAPRRAGDPAMLISDNRKIKTKMHWVPRYEDLALICQSAFAWEKQLT from the coding sequence ATGAATATACTCATAACAGGCGGCGCAGGATATATAGGCAGCCATGTAGCCAAACAACTTCTTGAATACACAGATCATAACATCATTATACTTGACAACTTAAGCACGGGAAGCCAAAAAACGCTTGATACACTCCAAACGATCAGGGCATTTAAAACAGTGCAGCTTGACCTCAATGCTTTTGAAAAAGTTCATGAAACAATCAAAGAGAACAAGATAGACACTATTCTTCATTTTGCCGCTTCCATCGTCGTGCCCGAATCGGTAAGCGACCCGCTAAAATATTATATGAACAATACCGTTAACACAACAAACCTGATCAAATCCTCTGTTGAAAACGGGGTATCGCGGTTTATATTCAGCAGCACGGCGGCGGTGTACGGCGAACCGGAAAAACTGCCCCCTGAGGGCATCGGCGAAGCGTATGCGACACACCCGATCAATCCTTACGGCATGAGCAAGCTCATGAGCGAAAAGGTGCTTCAGGATGCGGCAAACGCACATCAGGGGTTTAAGTATGTGATCTTTCGGTATTTCAATGTTGCCGGCGCGGATATATATTACGAAAACGAAACACTCTCGCCAAGGATCGGACAATCCTTCCCCAATGCAACCCATCTGATCAAGATCGCTTCAGAGTGCGCCGCGCACAAAAGGGCAGCGATGTCGATTTTCGGAGATGATTTTGATACGCCTGACGGTACGGGCGTAAGAGACTATATCCATGTGGATGACCTGGCAGATGCACACATCAAAGCGATAGAGTATCTGCAAACGCATGAGAGCGATATCTTCAATGTCGGATACGGCAAAGGGTATTCGGTCAAAGAGGTGATCGATACGATGAAAAAAACAACCGGAGTTGATTTTGAAGTGCGCAGCGCCCCGCGAAGGGCAGGCGATCCGGCAATGCTTATCTCGGATAACCGCAAGATCAAAACCAAAATGCACTGGGTGCCGCGCTATGAGGATTTGGCGCTGATCTGTCAAAGCGCCTTTGCATGGGAGAAGCAGCTGACATGA